From the Oleiphilus messinensis genome, one window contains:
- a CDS encoding MerR family DNA-binding transcriptional regulator — protein sequence MAEFLSIGAAAFLLGVAVSTLRRWEKESRFISDFRTPDGHRRYALEKLLAFCGQSTADEQRRIIKNQRAIA from the coding sequence ATGGCTGAATTTCTATCGATAGGCGCTGCCGCTTTTCTGCTGGGTGTGGCCGTTTCCACCCTTCGTCGCTGGGAAAAAGAATCACGATTTATCTCAGATTTCCGTACGCCTGATGGCCATCGCCGTTACGCGCTTGAGAAACTTTTAGCCTTTTGCGGTCAGTCCACTGCTGATGAGCAACGCCGAATTATCAAAAATCAACGAGCCATCGCCTAG
- a CDS encoding alpha/beta hydrolase has product MKSSHARKLIKPIDPTYTEMFSGKVYRIGKGAVSVRNHSGKAHHTVIGVHGFLENHCYFTQSYQDPTTELILLTCSNYHVPVSGPVLETPEWEVPIKFLEATIEYDACILNQTILNLPSTERIRVHGHSRGGAVILEAIRQQPELYENVDVVLEAPVLPQGQLHPLVNALLEPVSHGMWPWLIRLINSTPSSSYGQTFFGKMNPRKKLLLAKLFTATKDHLTVVRNIENIMAWMERTSCDVYQHVHHGTFLIPKIDRILERGAMLASAEHSPNNVRIIETDAPSHFITLDSSDWVPALEHMPMSHAASL; this is encoded by the coding sequence ATGAAATCGAGTCATGCCCGGAAACTGATCAAGCCAATTGATCCGACTTATACCGAAATGTTTTCCGGCAAGGTCTATCGCATCGGCAAAGGTGCCGTATCTGTTCGCAACCACAGCGGCAAAGCGCACCACACGGTTATTGGCGTTCACGGTTTTTTAGAAAACCACTGTTACTTCACCCAGAGCTATCAAGACCCGACCACTGAACTTATTTTGCTCACATGCAGCAATTATCATGTTCCTGTAAGTGGGCCTGTACTTGAAACTCCGGAATGGGAAGTACCCATCAAATTTCTGGAAGCAACTATCGAATACGACGCCTGTATTCTGAATCAAACGATACTCAATCTCCCCTCCACTGAGCGTATTCGAGTGCATGGCCACTCTCGCGGGGGAGCGGTGATTCTGGAGGCCATTCGGCAACAACCTGAACTCTACGAAAATGTGGATGTGGTTCTGGAAGCCCCAGTATTGCCTCAGGGACAGTTACATCCATTAGTTAACGCTCTGTTGGAACCCGTGAGCCATGGTATGTGGCCCTGGCTGATTCGCTTGATCAACAGCACCCCCTCATCGTCTTACGGTCAGACATTCTTCGGCAAGATGAATCCACGGAAGAAGCTATTACTGGCAAAATTGTTTACCGCCACCAAAGACCATTTGACGGTAGTACGCAATATCGAGAACATTATGGCCTGGATGGAACGCACCTCTTGTGACGTCTACCAACACGTACACCATGGTACATTCCTGATTCCCAAGATTGATCGCATTCTTGAGCGCGGCGCCATGCTGGCCAGCGCCGAGCACAGCCCTAACAATGTTCGAATTATCGAAACCGACGCACCAAGTCATTTCATAACACTCGACAGTTCTGACTGGGTGCCAGCACTTGAACACATGCCCATGTCTCACGCTGCATCACTGTAG
- a CDS encoding ubiquinone biosynthesis accessory factor UbiJ — MSYQDPAALSLLLEALEGSLNKALELDPAAKSGFQQHADRIIEVRSGPVKLIIRPLESGKLSLQRHWDAEVDATIRGKPLDLARMALSKDKLAVIQSTHSIEIEGDLSLIEAFQKIISTLDIDWEQALAEVIGDVPAHFLGQRIRSGMKWGKQAQESMLANIEEYLQEEGRQTPAKSEFEHTAKAIESLSLAADRLEARIRKLKRQLDDTPLQKNT; from the coding sequence TTGAGTTATCAAGACCCGGCAGCCCTGTCACTCCTTCTCGAAGCCCTGGAAGGAAGCCTGAACAAAGCCCTGGAGCTCGACCCAGCAGCCAAGTCAGGTTTCCAGCAGCATGCTGATCGCATCATTGAAGTGCGCTCCGGCCCGGTCAAGCTGATCATTCGTCCACTCGAATCCGGAAAGCTCAGTCTGCAGCGCCACTGGGATGCCGAGGTCGATGCGACTATTCGGGGGAAACCTCTGGATCTTGCTCGCATGGCTTTGAGTAAAGACAAACTCGCTGTTATTCAGAGCACCCACTCTATAGAGATAGAGGGCGACTTAAGCCTGATTGAAGCCTTCCAGAAAATCATCAGTACTCTGGATATCGACTGGGAACAGGCTCTGGCAGAAGTAATCGGTGACGTACCAGCACACTTTCTGGGTCAACGAATACGAAGTGGCATGAAATGGGGAAAGCAGGCTCAGGAGAGCATGCTTGCCAACATTGAAGAATACCTCCAGGAGGAAGGCCGGCAAACGCCAGCCAAAAGCGAGTTCGAGCACACTGCCAAAGCAATTGAATCACTCAGTCTGGCAGCGGATCGTCTAGAGGCACGAATTCGCAAACTCAAGCGACAACTCGATGACACCCCACTCCAAAAAAATACGTAA
- a CDS encoding WS/DGAT domain-containing protein, whose protein sequence is MHDLKNEPVNGVDTAWLRMDSATNLMVISAMIVVDQMEFDDFKAVIQNRFLRHPRFRKKPVHHTAGYFWETDHFFDLDHHVVKVALTAPADKKSLQDYVARQVGVPLDAGKPLWMLHFIENYQGGSAILMRIHHCYADGIALVRLFHDITDSGPNVKHFTPPRSDSMDTGNQSELSSAARTAEARSEASEFNPGRDNGEPVPGEKKHRESPDLYYPWPFYQQLFDSAWHSLERYTRMGIRMSEEGIHVLREPGSVRGYVKDVLRVANEITRLASIPSDPKTALKGSLGVKKACAWSEPVNFDAIKHISKRLGCKINDVLLSCVAGALRHYLLSRSDSISNQKIHVTVPVNIRPDISIEDPLEELGNHFGTVFVPLPIGIDNPLERIYTLKHDMEQLKQSLQPGLSYGLLYAAGMAPRSLQRNLMDVFSKKSTAVLSNVPGPKQKRYLGGSRIREQMFWVPQTGEIGLGLSMISYAGGVQFGVVSDVNLCANPEVIVEACVKHMQEYLTLVNSELNFYAQDNTSENLAEADQDLNLYKRNQAG, encoded by the coding sequence ATGCACGATCTGAAAAATGAGCCAGTAAACGGGGTGGATACGGCGTGGTTGCGTATGGACTCAGCAACCAACTTGATGGTCATATCGGCTATGATCGTTGTGGATCAGATGGAGTTTGACGACTTTAAAGCGGTGATTCAGAATCGCTTTTTACGTCACCCCAGATTTCGCAAGAAACCAGTGCACCACACCGCTGGCTATTTCTGGGAAACTGATCACTTTTTTGATCTGGATCATCATGTTGTTAAGGTTGCTTTAACCGCACCTGCGGATAAAAAGTCACTGCAGGATTATGTTGCACGCCAGGTTGGTGTGCCGCTGGATGCCGGTAAGCCCCTCTGGATGCTGCATTTTATAGAGAACTATCAAGGGGGGAGCGCCATCCTGATGCGCATTCATCATTGTTATGCGGATGGGATTGCTCTGGTTCGATTGTTTCATGACATTACGGACTCGGGACCGAATGTTAAGCATTTTACACCACCCCGTTCAGACTCAATGGATACGGGAAATCAAAGTGAATTAAGTTCAGCTGCACGCACTGCTGAAGCGCGCAGCGAAGCCAGTGAATTCAACCCCGGACGAGATAATGGTGAACCGGTGCCTGGTGAAAAAAAACATCGTGAAAGTCCTGATTTGTATTATCCATGGCCGTTTTATCAGCAGCTGTTTGATTCGGCGTGGCACTCGCTTGAACGTTATACGCGCATGGGTATCAGAATGTCAGAAGAAGGCATCCACGTGTTACGCGAACCCGGAAGTGTGCGAGGTTATGTTAAAGATGTGTTGCGAGTTGCCAATGAGATTACACGCCTGGCCTCAATACCTTCAGACCCGAAGACGGCACTCAAGGGCTCGCTTGGGGTAAAAAAAGCGTGTGCATGGTCCGAACCTGTGAATTTTGATGCAATCAAGCATATATCCAAGCGGCTGGGCTGTAAAATCAATGACGTGCTCCTGTCTTGCGTAGCCGGAGCATTGAGGCATTATTTGCTGTCCCGTAGTGACTCGATTTCAAATCAGAAAATTCATGTCACTGTACCTGTCAATATCCGGCCGGATATCTCAATAGAGGATCCGTTAGAGGAGCTGGGCAATCATTTCGGTACCGTGTTTGTTCCGTTGCCCATAGGAATCGATAATCCTCTGGAGCGAATTTATACCTTGAAGCATGATATGGAGCAGCTGAAACAATCGCTTCAGCCTGGCTTGTCCTATGGTCTGCTATACGCAGCGGGTATGGCCCCGAGGTCATTACAGCGAAATCTCATGGATGTTTTCAGCAAGAAATCGACAGCAGTACTTTCGAATGTACCTGGCCCCAAGCAGAAACGCTACTTGGGAGGCAGCCGCATTCGCGAACAGATGTTCTGGGTGCCGCAGACCGGGGAAATCGGGTTGGGGTTGAGCATGATCAGTTACGCTGGTGGTGTACAATTTGGCGTCGTAAGTGATGTAAACCTCTGCGCCAACCCCGAAGTCATTGTCGAGGCGTGTGTTAAGCATATGCAAGAGTACCTTACATTGGTTAATTCTGAATTAAACTTCTATGCTCAAGATAACACCTCTGAAAACCTTGCTGAAGCTGACCAGGATTTAAACTTGTACAAGCGGAATCAGGCGGGTTAG
- the ubiE gene encoding bifunctional demethylmenaquinone methyltransferase/2-methoxy-6-polyprenyl-1,4-benzoquinol methylase UbiE yields the protein MSDYTPDQSAQNADNSKTDTTHFGYKTVSTTEKEKHVADVFHSVAAKYDMMNDLMSMGIHRLWKRFAIEMSGVRKGHTVLDIAGGTGDLTMKFADIVGSDGQVVLADINDSMLKVGRDRLLDKGYGSNIEYVQANAEELPFPDNYFDCVSIAFGLRNVTDKDKALGSMCRVLKPGGRLLVLEFSKPSNDLLAKAYDVYSFTALPLMGRLVAGDSGSYEYLAESIRMHPDQETLKGMLENAGFVRAKYHNMTGGIVALHSGVKP from the coding sequence ATGTCTGACTATACACCTGACCAAAGCGCTCAAAACGCAGACAACTCGAAAACTGATACCACTCATTTTGGTTATAAAACAGTTTCTACTACCGAGAAAGAGAAGCATGTTGCCGATGTGTTTCACTCGGTTGCGGCAAAATACGACATGATGAACGACCTGATGTCGATGGGTATCCATCGCCTATGGAAGCGATTTGCCATCGAGATGAGCGGTGTCCGTAAAGGCCATACCGTGCTCGATATTGCAGGCGGTACCGGGGATTTAACCATGAAGTTCGCCGACATTGTGGGCTCCGATGGCCAGGTTGTGCTTGCAGACATCAATGATTCCATGCTGAAAGTCGGGCGAGACCGTTTGCTTGATAAAGGCTATGGCAGCAACATCGAGTACGTGCAAGCCAATGCTGAAGAACTCCCCTTCCCTGATAATTATTTTGATTGTGTCAGCATTGCCTTTGGATTGAGAAACGTTACCGATAAAGACAAAGCACTGGGCTCCATGTGTCGGGTACTCAAGCCCGGAGGACGATTGTTGGTCCTGGAGTTCTCAAAACCCAGCAACGACTTACTGGCCAAAGCCTATGACGTTTATTCATTCACAGCACTGCCATTGATGGGGCGTTTGGTTGCTGGCGATTCCGGCTCCTATGAATATCTGGCGGAATCCATACGCATGCACCCAGATCAGGAAACCCTGAAAGGAATGCTCGAAAATGCTGGATTTGTGCGTGCCAAGTACCACAATATGACCGGTGGAATCGTCGCATTGCACAGTGGAGTCAAACCTTGA
- a CDS encoding FFLEELY motif protein: protein MYKEKLLRTKVRTDNAKRLRETLINYCDFRQVNESDSKNRQLAILEQWQSQRLQGTHADLHTDPEYKEGLDFLLDELYAPKDFTQRDNDIDRIFPMMVRLLPDHLLYTVSLLVELNHLTQSLDYQLLDYLPPLPEEPVDGLDISEYITEEQYAKAYRDCANHPERLHQIQLIANVGDDLNRYVRSKFLSFSLKVTKGAAEMAGVGALHQFLNRGFHAFQRMGDVEKMLAIIIERETHILDQIFQGNPTPFSLENMQPNTSREMSTPSFV from the coding sequence ATGTACAAGGAAAAACTGCTTCGAACCAAAGTCAGAACCGACAATGCCAAACGACTTCGAGAAACCTTAATCAACTATTGCGACTTTCGGCAAGTCAATGAAAGCGACTCCAAAAACCGGCAGTTGGCCATTCTCGAACAATGGCAGTCTCAGCGACTGCAAGGAACCCATGCTGACTTGCACACAGACCCGGAATACAAGGAAGGACTCGATTTTTTATTAGATGAGCTCTATGCGCCAAAAGACTTCACTCAGCGCGACAATGACATTGATCGAATTTTTCCGATGATGGTGAGGTTACTGCCTGATCACCTGCTCTACACGGTAAGCCTGCTGGTCGAACTAAACCATTTAACCCAGAGCCTTGATTACCAGCTGCTGGATTACTTGCCACCACTCCCTGAAGAGCCTGTCGACGGCCTCGACATATCTGAATATATAACAGAAGAACAATACGCAAAAGCTTATCGGGATTGCGCCAATCACCCTGAGCGACTGCACCAGATTCAATTGATTGCGAATGTTGGCGATGATTTGAACCGGTACGTGCGAAGCAAATTTCTGAGTTTCAGCCTGAAGGTCACCAAAGGCGCAGCCGAAATGGCGGGTGTGGGTGCTCTGCATCAATTCCTAAACCGCGGCTTCCATGCCTTCCAGCGAATGGGAGACGTCGAAAAAATGCTTGCCATAATCATCGAGCGGGAAACACATATTCTGGATCAGATTTTCCAGGGTAACCCCACACCGTTTAGCCTGGAAAATATGCAACCCAACACTTCACGGGAAATGAGCACGCCATCATTTGTGTAG
- a CDS encoding IS200/IS605 family accessory protein TnpB-related protein, giving the protein MDTPTKTLTFETRLDLIYEQDAALCQYAELWNQVKFRWFANLQKPKAQQLNRTQFMHEMGMPFSYRVFQGVQQSIKGLIQSYQTNRNNRLVTLDVKIKQLEKTLNKLNKRCDHVAEKGCPQQAKQLRNRLRQKEVKLRRWQQKQSALVAEKQENKTPICFGGRKLLKERQALETGSAIEGWKQRWHEARHREFLLVGSHDESWGCQNAQLSPSEQEDAYQLKLLVPHQLRATFGTTIHIDHLQFKHGRAMIAQAVWQNQVKKHDKSIKGQSLSFRFKRDKKGWRLLVSVEVAGPTEQAEWIDADQGVIGVDVNPDHLAVVELDRNGNPLQHRTFDLPLHYKNDVQRSAIIGDAVRDLMDFAAQQGKAVVIEKLDFQQKKRQYQKQDHPQYARMLNAFAYGKIKDLIETQSIKRGIRLYHVNSAYTSLLGRMKYRDRHGFSDHHAAALVIGRRHYGFKEKPPKQLIGINAKGIVKTEHPPVRMALRDYQYYTKLQRWYQPLEKSLDFLSGWRHFRRVNRVSYFVEARLDGRPGMSPDLIQESAPLLSAHPAL; this is encoded by the coding sequence GTGGATACGCCAACGAAAACACTCACCTTTGAAACCCGGCTTGATTTGATTTATGAGCAGGATGCAGCATTGTGTCAATATGCCGAGCTGTGGAATCAAGTGAAGTTTCGTTGGTTTGCTAACTTACAAAAGCCTAAAGCCCAGCAATTGAATCGTACCCAGTTTATGCATGAAATGGGGATGCCGTTCAGCTATCGGGTGTTTCAAGGCGTACAGCAAAGCATTAAAGGCTTAATCCAGTCTTACCAAACCAATCGAAACAACCGACTGGTGACGCTGGACGTTAAAATCAAACAGCTGGAGAAGACGCTCAACAAGCTGAATAAGCGCTGTGATCATGTTGCAGAAAAAGGCTGCCCGCAACAGGCGAAACAACTTCGCAACAGGTTACGACAGAAGGAAGTTAAACTGCGTCGTTGGCAGCAAAAGCAGTCCGCCTTGGTGGCCGAAAAACAGGAAAACAAAACACCGATTTGTTTTGGTGGTCGAAAGCTGCTGAAAGAGCGTCAAGCGTTAGAAACGGGTTCGGCCATTGAAGGCTGGAAACAACGCTGGCACGAAGCACGACACCGCGAATTTCTATTAGTGGGTTCGCATGATGAATCCTGGGGCTGTCAAAATGCCCAGCTATCGCCCAGTGAGCAAGAAGATGCTTACCAGCTAAAACTCTTGGTGCCCCATCAATTACGCGCCACGTTTGGCACGACCATTCACATTGATCACCTGCAATTCAAGCATGGTAGGGCGATGATTGCCCAAGCCGTTTGGCAGAATCAGGTTAAAAAACACGATAAATCAATCAAGGGACAATCCCTGAGTTTTCGATTTAAGCGAGACAAAAAAGGTTGGCGGTTACTCGTTAGCGTGGAAGTGGCAGGACCAACAGAGCAAGCAGAGTGGATCGATGCTGATCAAGGTGTCATTGGTGTGGATGTCAACCCGGACCACTTAGCGGTGGTCGAGCTGGATCGAAACGGTAACCCACTGCAACACCGAACGTTTGACTTACCGTTACACTATAAGAATGATGTTCAACGGTCAGCCATTATTGGGGATGCCGTACGAGACCTGATGGACTTTGCCGCACAGCAAGGTAAAGCGGTGGTGATCGAAAAGCTGGATTTTCAGCAGAAGAAACGGCAATACCAAAAGCAGGATCATCCTCAGTATGCCCGCATGTTAAATGCCTTTGCTTACGGTAAGATCAAGGACTTGATTGAAACGCAAAGCATAAAACGCGGCATACGCCTTTATCACGTCAATTCGGCTTATACCTCATTATTGGGGCGGATGAAATATCGCGATCGACACGGTTTTTCAGATCACCATGCGGCCGCGTTAGTGATTGGTCGTCGGCATTATGGCTTTAAAGAAAAGCCGCCCAAACAACTCATTGGTATTAACGCGAAGGGTATCGTTAAGACCGAGCATCCGCCTGTAAGGATGGCGCTCAGGGACTATCAGTATTACACTAAACTTCAGCGTTGGTACCAACCACTCGAAAAATCATTAGATTTTCTGAGTGGCTGGCGTCACTTTCGTCGTGTGAATCGGGTTAGTTACTTCGTCGAGGCTCGCCTTGATGGTAGACCGGGCATGAGTCCCGACTTGATTCAGGAAAGCGCTCCACTGCTTTCCGCCCACCCTGCGCTGTAG
- a CDS encoding PilT/PilU family type 4a pilus ATPase produces MSSTLHFFLQQCVARGASDLFLSAGARPSIRLEGRYTPLSAPVVSEKHLLNLIQRILSTEQLQTYQRNRALDIAYTLPDQSRFRINLSYQRGAPFLVARHIKHQIPEPGQLGLPEGVAELSLHENGLILFCGNTGSGKSTSLAAMVEHRNTHVPGHILAIEDPIEFWFEHKLCMVNQREIGADAHSCADALRHAVRESPDMLMVGEIRDFETARQVVSFSETGHLCLSSLHATSSAQAIQRLINYYPESARSSLLMDLALNLKAVVCQRLVPGINGRRVLATEVLMNTPLVAERIQSGRLDDIAEAIDRTQDSGAETMDQSLFRLFKAARISAETAVKYADSKVNMSLLIRFGPQATRKRQQDGRYSDVGATGNLSVRSANAMACADRALKLVR; encoded by the coding sequence ATGAGCAGTACGCTTCATTTTTTCCTGCAGCAATGCGTCGCCCGCGGGGCGTCGGATTTGTTTTTGAGCGCTGGCGCTCGCCCCTCTATTCGGCTCGAAGGACGTTATACGCCTTTGTCGGCACCCGTTGTATCAGAGAAACACCTTTTAAACTTGATTCAGCGTATCTTGAGCACCGAGCAGCTTCAGACTTACCAACGTAATCGGGCGCTGGATATCGCCTATACCTTGCCAGATCAAAGCCGGTTCAGAATCAACTTGAGTTATCAGCGTGGTGCTCCTTTTCTTGTGGCGCGGCATATCAAGCATCAAATACCAGAGCCCGGTCAGTTGGGGCTTCCTGAAGGTGTGGCTGAATTATCGCTGCATGAGAATGGTTTGATTCTTTTTTGTGGGAACACCGGGAGTGGCAAGTCCACCTCTCTGGCGGCGATGGTTGAACATCGCAATACCCATGTCCCCGGCCATATTTTGGCGATCGAGGATCCAATCGAATTCTGGTTTGAACACAAGTTATGCATGGTGAACCAGCGAGAGATTGGGGCAGACGCACATTCCTGTGCTGACGCACTTCGTCATGCTGTGCGGGAATCACCGGATATGTTGATGGTGGGCGAAATTCGTGACTTTGAAACCGCACGTCAGGTCGTGTCATTTTCTGAAACCGGGCACCTCTGCCTGTCATCATTGCATGCAACGTCGAGTGCTCAGGCGATTCAGCGTTTAATCAACTACTATCCCGAGTCTGCCCGTTCATCATTGTTGATGGATCTGGCACTTAATCTCAAGGCCGTCGTTTGTCAGCGCCTTGTCCCCGGCATTAATGGCCGGCGAGTTTTGGCGACAGAGGTGTTGATGAACACACCGTTAGTGGCCGAGCGGATTCAGTCCGGACGGCTTGATGATATCGCAGAGGCGATAGACCGTACCCAGGATTCCGGGGCGGAAACGATGGATCAGTCCTTGTTCAGATTATTTAAGGCAGCCAGAATTTCTGCGGAAACTGCAGTGAAGTATGCAGATTCGAAGGTGAATATGTCTTTGTTGATTCGGTTCGGGCCTCAGGCAACCCGGAAACGCCAGCAAGACGGGAGGTATTCAGACGTTGGAGCTACTGGTAATCTATCGGTGCGCTCTGCCAATGCAATGGCTTGCGCGGATCGAGCACTCAAGCTTGTTCGCTAA
- a CDS encoding Yip1 family protein: protein MSIGHVLGLLTHPDLEWESIRRDGESVGRLYASHVLALALIPAAAGYYGATQVGWSIAGGDVVKLTSSSAIQLCTLFYCAMIVGLYIIGKFIDFFAATFDVDDTQPKGFILAAYTATPLFVMGIIAVYPVLWVNMLAGIIAVAYSVYLLYEGLPILMKIPAEKGFIFASSVLTVGLVMLVGLLAITVIIWSVGIGPVYIR from the coding sequence ATGAGTATTGGTCATGTTTTGGGCTTGCTTACACACCCAGACCTAGAGTGGGAATCCATTAGACGCGATGGGGAATCCGTTGGCAGGCTTTACGCTTCGCATGTCTTGGCTCTTGCACTCATCCCTGCCGCTGCAGGCTACTACGGTGCGACTCAGGTCGGCTGGAGTATCGCCGGTGGTGACGTCGTAAAACTAACCTCATCAAGTGCCATACAACTCTGTACGCTGTTTTACTGCGCCATGATTGTAGGCCTGTATATTATCGGCAAATTTATTGACTTTTTCGCCGCAACCTTTGACGTGGATGACACACAGCCGAAGGGCTTCATTCTCGCAGCTTACACGGCCACTCCGCTGTTTGTGATGGGTATAATCGCGGTCTATCCGGTGTTATGGGTTAACATGCTCGCCGGTATCATCGCAGTCGCCTACTCGGTGTACCTGCTCTATGAAGGGCTACCCATTCTAATGAAGATTCCTGCTGAGAAAGGCTTCATTTTCGCAAGCTCTGTATTAACCGTGGGCTTGGTAATGTTGGTGGGTTTGCTGGCCATCACCGTTATTATCTGGTCTGTTGGTATCGGTCCGGTTTATATCCGGTAA
- a CDS encoding polyhydroxyalkanoic acid system family protein: MSVIDITRHHTLDHDHALAKANELADSLADRFDVSCERCGDTLKFSRTGVKGQLSVEPTYIHIRLELGLLLRPFKSRIEHEIHNHLDGLIEDKG; encoded by the coding sequence ATGTCCGTTATCGATATTACCCGTCATCACACACTTGATCATGATCATGCTTTAGCGAAAGCGAATGAATTAGCCGATAGTCTGGCTGACCGTTTCGATGTATCTTGTGAGCGATGCGGTGATACGTTGAAATTTTCACGCACAGGCGTTAAAGGGCAATTGAGTGTGGAGCCGACGTATATTCATATTCGTCTGGAACTCGGCTTACTGTTGCGTCCGTTCAAATCCAGAATAGAACATGAGATTCATAACCATCTGGATGGTTTGATTGAAGACAAAGGATAG